A section of the Tenrec ecaudatus isolate mTenEca1 chromosome 10, mTenEca1.hap1, whole genome shotgun sequence genome encodes:
- the ABCA2 gene encoding ATP-binding cassette sub-family A member 2 isoform X1, which produces MGFLHQLQLLLWKNVTLKRRSPWVLAFEIFIPLVLFFILLGLRQKKPTISVKEAFYTAAPLTSAGILPVMQSLCPDGQRDEFGFLQYTNSTVTQLLERLSRVVEEGNLFDPERPSLGSELEALRQHLEALSTGPTTWEDSPASPAAPSFSLGSVARDPGELWRFLTQNLSLPNSTAQALMAAQVDSPEELLRTPALLERLTCITGSGELGQILRAPKGQQSALQGYRDSVCSGQAATRARRFSELAAELRNQLDMAKVTRQLGLDGVNGSDPQRQQHPPPLQIQALLEDLLDAQRALRDVDVLSALALLLPQGACAGRSPSPASVPGGVANGTGLGAATGANASVEEGAQPAGAPASADTLQGQYAAFVQLWAGLQPILCGNNRTIEPEALRRANMSSLGFTNKEQRNLGLLVHLMTSNPKILYAPAGSEADRVILKANETFAFLGNVTHYAQVWLNISSEIRSFLEQGRLQQHLRWLQQYVTELRLHPEAQNLSLEELPPALRQDNFSLPNGSALLQQLDTIDNAACGWIQFMSKVSVDIFKGFPDEESIVNYTLNQAYQDNVTVFASVIFQTRKDGSLPPHVHYKIRQNSSFTEKTNEIRRAYWRPGPNTGGRFYFLYGFVWIQDMMERAIINTFVGHDVVEPGSYVQMFPYPCYTRDDFLFVIEHMMPLCMVISWVYSVAMTIQHIVAEKEHRLKEVMKTMGLNNAVHWVAWFITGFVQLSISVTALTAILKYGQVLMHSHVLIIWLFLAVYAVATIMFCFLVSVLYSKAKLASACGGIVYFLSYVPYMYVAIREEVAHDRITAFEKCIASLMSTTAFGLGSKYFALYEVAGVGIQWHTFSQSPVEGDDFNLLLAVTMLVVDAAVYGVLTWYIEAVHPGMYGLPRPWYFPLQKSYWLGSGRTETWEWSWPWAHTPRLSVMEEDQACAMESRRFEEMRGMEEEPTHLPLVVCVDKLTKVYKNDRKLALNKLSLNLYENQVVSFLGHNGAGKTTTMSILTGLFPPTSGSATIYGHDIRTEMDEIRKNLGMCPQHNVLFDRLTVEEHLWFYSRLKSMAQEEIRKEMDKMIQDLELSNKRCSLVQTLSGGMKRKLSVAIAFVGGSRAIILDEPTAGVDPYARRAIWDLILKYKPGRTILLSTHHMDEADLLGDRIAIISHGKLKCCGSPLFLKGAYGDGYRLTLVKRPADPGGPPQEPGLGSSPLGRAVLSSCSELQVSQFIRKHVASCLLVSDTSTELSYMLPSEAAKKGAFERLFQHLERSLEELSLSSFGLMDTTLEEVFLKVSEEDQSLENSEADVKESRKDVMLGAGGPEAGEAPAGNLARCSELAESQASLQSAASSVGSARGDEGTGYAEVYEDYRPLFDNLQDPDNVSLQEAEAEALTRVGQGSQQLDGWWLRLRQFHGLLVKRFHCARRNSKALCSQILLPALFVCVAMTVALSVPEIGDLPPLVLSPSQYHNYTQPRGNFIPYANEQRWGNRLRLSPDAGPQQLVSTFRLPSGVGATCVLKSPANGSLGPTMNLSSGESRVLAARFFDSMCLESFTQGVPLSNFVPPPPSPAPSDSPVSPDDDPLQAWNVSLLPTAVPETWTSAPSLPRLVREPVRCSCSTQGTGFSCPSGVGGHPPQMRVVTGDILMDITGHNVSEYLLFTSDRFRLHRYGAITFGHVQKSIPASFGAQAPPMLRKIAVRRAAQVFYNNKGYHSMPTYLNSLNNAILRANLPKSKGNPAAYGITVTNHPMNKTSASLSLDYLLQGTDVVIAIFIIVAMSFVPASFVVFLVAEKSTKAKHLQFVSGCNPVIYWLANYVWDMLNYLVPATCCVIILFVFDLPAYTSPTNFPAVLSLFLLYGWSITPIMYPASFWFEVPSSAYVFLIVINLFIGITATVATFLLQLFEHDKDLKVVNSYLKSCFLIFPNYNLGHGLMEMAYNEYINEYYAKIGQFDKMKSPFEWDIVTRGLVAMTIEGFVGFFLTIMCQYSFMRRPQRMPVSTQPVEDDIDVASERQRVLRGDADNDMVKIENLTKVYKSRKMGRILAVDRLCLGVRPGECFGLLGVNGAGKTSTFKMLTGDESTTGGEAFINGHSVLKELLQVQQSLGYCPQFDALFDELTAREHLQLYTRLRGIPWKDEARVIRWALEKLELTKYADKPAGTYSGGNKRKLSTAIALIGYPAFIFLDEPTTGMDPKARRFLWNLILDLIKTGRSVVLTSHSMEECEALCTRLAIMVNGRLRCLGSIQHLKNRFGDGYMITVRTKVSQNVKDVVRFFNHNFPEAVLKERHHTKVQYQLKSQHISLAQVFSRMEQVVGVLGIEDYSVSQTTLDNVFVNFAKKQSDNLEQQETELPSGLQSPLSRLISLFRARPAPTELRALVADEPEDLDTEDEGLISFEEERAQLSFNTDTLC; this is translated from the exons ATGGGCTTCCTGCACCAGCTGCAGCTGCTGCTCTGGAAGAACGTGACGCTGAAGCGCCGGAGCCCG TGGGTCCTGGCCTTCGAGATCTTCATCCCACTGGTCCTCTTCTTCATCCTGCTGGGGCTGCGGCAGAAGAAGCCCACCATCTCCGTGAAGGAAG CTTTCTACACCGCAGCGCCCCTGACCTCCGCTGGCATCCTACCCGTCATGCAATCCCTGTGCCCAGACGGCCAGCGGGATGAGTTTGGCTTCCTGCAGTACACCAACTCCAC GGTCACGCAGCTTCTGGAACGGCTCAGCAGGGTGGTGGAAGAGGGTAACCTGTTCGACCCTGAGAGGCCCAGCCTGGGCTCAGAGCTGGAGGCCCTGCGCCAGCACCTGGAGGCCCTGAGCACTGGTCCCACCACCTGGGAGGACAGCCCAGCCAGCCCTGCAG CACCCTCCTTCTCGCTGGGCTCAGTGGCCAGGGACCCCGGGGAGCTGTGGCGCTTCTTGACGCAGAATTTGTCGCTACCCAACAGTACAGCTCAGGCTCTGATGGCTGCCCAGGTGGACTCACCAGAG GAGCTGCTGCGGACCCCCGCTCTCCTGGAGAGGCTGACTTGTATAACAGGTTCTGGGGAGCTGGGACAGATCCTCAGGGCACCTAAAGGACAGCAGAGTGCACTGCAGGGCTACCGGGACTCTGTCTGCAGCGGGCAGGCCGCCACTCGTGCCCGCCGCTTCTCTGAGCTGGCAGCTGAGCTCCGGAACCAGCTGGACATGGCCAAGGTCACCCGGCAG CTGGGCCTGGATGGGGTCAATGGGTCGGACCCCCAGCGGCAGCagcatcccccacccctgcaaatCCAGGCGCTGCTGGAGGACCTGCTGGACGCCCAGAGGGCCCTGCGGGATGTGGACGTCCTCTCGGCTCTGGCCCTGCTGCTGCCCCAGGGTGCTTGTGCAGGCCGGAGCCCCTCCCCTGCCAGCGTGCCTGGAGGCGTGGCTAACGGCACCGGCCTGGGTGCGGCCACCGGGGCCAATGCCTCAGTGGAGGAAGGCGCCCAGCCCGCCGGGGCCCCGGCCTCAGCAGACACGCTACAGGGCCAGTACGCAGCCTTCGTGCAGCTGTGGGCCGGCCTGCAGCCCATCCTCTGCGGCAACAACCG TACCATCGAGCCTGAGGCACTGCGCAGAGCCAACATGAGCTCGCTGGGCTTCACGAATAAGGAGCAGCGGAACCTGGGCCTCCTGGTGCACCTCATGACTAGCAATCCCAAGATCCTGTATGCGCCCGCGGGCTCCGAGGCCGACCGTGTCATCCTGAAG GCCAATGAGACCTTTGCCTTCCTGGGCAACGTGACTCACTACGCTCAGGTCTGGCTCAACATCTCGTCGGAGATCCGCAGCTTTCTGGAGCAGGGTCGACTGCAACAGCACCTACGCTGGCTGCAGCAG TATGTCACAGAGCTGCGGCTGCACCCCGAAGCACAGAACCTCTCGCTGGAGGAGCTGCCGCCTGCCTTGCGCCAGGACAACTTCTCGCTGCCTAACGGCTCGGCCCTGCTGCAGCAGCTGGACACCATCGACAATGCCGCCTGTGGCTGGATCCAGTTCATGTCaaag GTCAGCGTGGACATCTTCAAGGGCTTTCCCGACGAGGAGAGCATCGTCAACTATACGCTCAACCAGGCCTATCAGGACAACGTCACTGTGTTTGCCA GCGTCATCTTCCAGACGCGCAAGGATGGCTCCCTGCCGCCCCACGTCCACTACAAAATCCGCCAGAACTCCAGTTTCACGGAGAAAACCAATGAAATCCGCAGGGCCTACTGGCGCCCAGGGCCCAACACGGGGGGACGCTTCTACTTCCTGTACGGCTTCGTGTGGATCCAGG ACATGATGGAGCGCGCCATCATCAACACCTTCGTGGGCCATGACGTGGTGGAGCCGGGCAGCTACGTGCAGATGTTTCCTTACCCGTGCTACACGCGCGACGA CTTCCTGTTCGTCATCGAGCACATGATGCCGCTTTGCATGGTCATCTCCTGGGTCTACTCGGTGGCCATGACCATCCAGCACATCGTGGCGGAGAAGGAGCACCGGCTGAAGGAG GTGATGAAGACCATGGGCCTGAACAATGCAGTGCACTGGGTGGCCTGGTTCATCACTGGCTTCGTGCAGCTGTCCATCTCGGTGACCGCGCTCACGGCCATCCTCAAGTACGGCCAGGTCCTCATGCACAGCCACGTGCTCATCATCTGGCTCTTCCTGGCCGTCTATGCCGTGGCCACCATCATGTTCTG CTTCCTGGTGTCTGTGCTGTACTCCAAGGCCAAGCTGGCCTCCGCCTGTGGAGGGATCGTCTACTTTCTGAGCTACGTGCCCTACATGTACGTGGCCATTCGCGAGGAAGTGGCTCATGACCGGATTACGGCCTTTGAGAAGTGCATTGCG tccctgatgtccacGACAGCTTTCGGCCTGGGCTCCAAGTACTTTGCCCTGTATGAGGTGGCAGGCGTGGGCATCCAGTGGCATACCTTCAGCCAGTCCCCCGTGGAGGGGGACGACTTCAACCTGCTGCTGGCCGTCACCATGCTGGTGGTAGATGCAGCTGTCTACGGCGTGCTCACGTGGTACATAGAGGCTGTGCACCCAG GCATGTATGGGCTGCCCCGGCCCTGGTACTTCCCGCTGCAGAAGTCCTACTGGCTGGGCAGTGGGCGAACCGAGACGTGGGAGTGGAGCTGGCCGTGGGCTCACACCCCCCGTCTCAGCGTCATGGAGGAAGACCAAGCCTGCGCCATGGAGAGCCGGCGCTTTG AGGAGATGCGCGGCATGGAGGAGGAGCCCACCCACCTGCCACTGGTGGTGTGCGTGGACAAGCTCACCAAGGTCTACAAGAATGACAGGAAGCTGGCCCTGAACAAGCTGAGCCTGAACCTGTATGAGAACCAGGTGGTCTCTTTCCTGGGCCACAACGGGGCTGGCAAGACCACCACAAT GTCCATCCTGACTGGCCTGTTCCCCCCCACCTCGGGCTCGGCCACCATCTACGGGCACGACATCCGCACGGAGATGGACGAAATCCGCAAGAACCTGGGCATGTGCCCACAGCACAACGTGCTCTTCGACCGCCTCACGGTGGAGGAACATCTGTGGTTCTACTCTCGCCTGAAGAGCATGGCGCAGGAGGAGATCCGCAAGGAGATGGACAA GATGATCCAGGACCTTGAACTCTCCAACAAACGGTGCTCGCTGGTGCAGACACTGTCGGGCGGCATGAAACGCAAGCTCTCCGTGGCCATTGCCTTCGTGGGCGGGTCCCGCGCCATCATCCTGGATGAGCCCACGGCTGGCGTGGACCCGTACGCCCGCCGCGCTATCTGGGACCTCATTCTGAAGTACAAGCCGG GCCGCACTATCCTTCTGTCCACCCACCACATGGATGAGGCCGACCTGCTGGGGGACCGGATTGCTATCATCTCCCACGGGAAGCTCAAATGCTGCGGCTCACCTCTGTTCCTCAAGGGCGCCTACGGTGACGGGTACCGCCTCACACTGGTCAAGCGGCCTGCCGATCCTGGAGGCCCCCCCCAAG AGCCAGGACTAGGGTCCAGCCCTCTGGGCCGGGCCGTGCTGAGCAGCTGCTCAGAGCTTCAAGTCTCCCAGTTCATCCGTAAACACGTGGCCTCCTGCCTGCTAGTCTCTGACACCAGCACAGAGCTGTCCTACATGCTGCCCAGCGAGGCTGCCAAGAAAGGGGCCTTTGAGCGCCTCTTCCAG CACTTGGAGCGCAGCCTGGAGGAGCTGTCCCTGAGCAGCTTCGGGCTGATGGACACGACGCTGGAGGAGGTGTTTCTCAAGGTGTCTGaggaggaccagtccctggagaacagcgAGGCTG ACGTGAAGGAATCCAGGAAGGACGTCATGTTGGGGGCAGGGGGCCCAGAGGCTGGGGAGGCCCCTGCCGGCAACCTGGCACGCTGCTCAGAGCTGGCCGAGTCTCAGGCATCACTGCAGTCAGCAGCATCCTCCGTGGGCTCTGCCCGTGGTGATGAGGGCACTGGCTATGCCGAGGTCTACGAGGACTATCGCCCCCTCTTTGACAACCTGCAGGACCCCGACAATGTCAGCCTGcaag AGGCTGAGGCCGAGGCCCTCACGAGGGTTGGCCAGGGCAGCCAGCAGCTAGATGGCTGGTGGCTGCGACTGCGCCAATTCCACGGGCTCCTGGTGAAGCGCTTCCACTGTGCCCGCCGCAACTccaaggccctctgctcccagatCTTGCTGCCCGCCCTCTTCGTGTGCGTGGCCATGACTGTGGCCCTGTCGGTGCCCGAGATCG GTGACCTGCCTCCACTGGTCCTTTCCCCGTCTCAGTACCACAACTACACCCAGCCCCGAGGCAACTTCATCCCCTATGCCAACGAGCAGCGCTGGGGGAACAG GCTGCGACTGTCACCAGACGCCGGCCCCCAGCAGCTGGTCAGCACCTTCCGGCTGCCTTCCGGCGTGGGCGCTACCTGCGTGCTCAAGTCTCCCGCCAATGGCTCCCTGGGGCCCACCATGAACCTGAGCAGTGGCGAGTCCCGGGTGCTGGCAGCCCGCTTCTTTGACAGCATGTGCCTCGAGTCCTTCACCCAGGGGGTGCCCCTCTCCAACTTTGTGCCACCCCCGCCCTCACCTGCCCCCTCggactctcctgtgtcccccgacGATGACCCGCTGCAGGCCTGGAATGTCTCCCTGCTACCCACTGCTGTGCCAG AGACCTGGACCTCGGCTCCCTCGCTGCCACGCCTGGTGCGGGAGCCTGTCCGATGCAGCTGCTCCACTCAGGGGACCGGCTTCTCCTGCCCCAGCGGCGTGGGCGGGCACCCACCCCAGATGCGCGTGGTCACGGGCGACATTCTGATGGATATCACTGGCCACAATGTCTCGGAGTATCTGCTCTTCACCTCGGACCGCTTCCGGCTGCACCG GTACGGGGCCATCACCTTTGGGCATGTGCAGAAATCCATTCCGGCCTCGTTTGGTGCCCAGGCCCCGCCCATGCTGCGGAAGATAGCGGTGCGCAGGGCGGCCCAG GTGTTCTACAACAACAAGGGTTATCACAGCATGCCCACCTACCTCAACAGCCTCAACAACGCCATCCTGCGGGCCAACCTGCCCAAGAGCAAGGGCAACCCTGCAGCCTATG GCATCACTGTCACCAACCACCCAATGAACAAGACCAGCGCCAGCCTCTCCCTGGATTACCT GCTGCAGGGCACCGATGTGGTCATCGCCATCTTCATCATCGTGGCCATGTCCTTCGTACCGGCCAGCTTTGTGGTCTTCCTGGTGGCCGAGAAGTCCACCAAGGCCAAGCACCTGCAGTTCGTCAGTGGCTGTAACCCTGTCATCTACTGGCTGGCCAACTACGTGTGGGACATG CTCAACTACCTGGTGCCGGCCACCTGCTGCGTCATCATCCTGTTCGTGTTTGACCTGCCGGCCTACACGTCGCCCACAAACTTCCCGGCCGTGCTCTCCCTCTTCCTGCTCTATGG GTGGTCCATCACCCCTATCATGTACCCGGCATCCTTCTGGTTCGAGGTGCCCAGCTCCGCCTATGTCTTCCTCATCGTCATCAATCTTTTCATCGGCATCACGGCCACCGTGGCCACCTTTCTGCTGCAGCTCTTTGAGCATGATAAG GACTTGAAGGTCGTCAACAGCTACCTGAAAAGCTGCTTCCTCATCTTCCCCAACTACAACCTGGGCCACGGGCTCATGGAGATGGCCTACAATGAGTACATCAATGAGTACTACGCGAAGATCG GCCAGTTTGACAAGATGAAGTCCCCGTTCGAGTGGGACATTGTCACACGTGGGCTGGTGGCCATGACCATAGAGGGCTTTGTGGGCTTCTTCCTCACCATCATGTGCCAGTACAGCTTCATGCGGCGGCCTCA GCGCATGCCCGTGTCCACCCAGCCCGTGGAGGATGACATTGATGTGGCCAGTGAGCGGCAGCGAGTGCTGCGGGGGGACGCAGACAATGACATGGTCAAGATCGAGAATTTGACCAAG GTGTACAAGTCCCGGAAGATGGGACGCATCCTGGCGGTGGACCGCCTGTGCCTGGGTGTGCGTCCCGGAGAGTGCTTCGGCCTCTTGGGTGTCAACGGCGCTGGAAAGACCAGCACCTTCAAGATGCTCACAGGCGACGAGAGCACAACGGGGGGTGAGGCCTTCATCAATGGGCACAG TGTGCTGAAGGAGCTGCTCCAGGTGCAGCAGAGCCTGGGCTACTGCCCGCAGTTTGACGCCCTGTTCGACGAGCTCACGGCCCGGGAGCACCTGCAGCTGTACACACGGCTGCGTGGCATCCCCTGGAAGGACGAGGCGCGG GTGATCAGGTGGGCGCTGGAGAAGCTGGAGCTGACCAAGTATGCCGACAAGCCTGCTGGCACGTACAGCGGTGGAAACAAGCGCAAGCTGTCCACCGCCATCGCTCTCATCGGATACCCGGCTTTCATCTTCCTG GATGAGCCCACCACTGGGATGGACCCCAAGGCCAGGCGCTTCCTGTGGAATCTCATCCTGGACCTCATCAAGACTGGCCGCTCAGTGGTGCTGACATCTCACAG CATGGAGGAATGTGAGGCCCTGTGCACCCGGCTGGCCATCATGGTGAATGGCCGGCTCCGCTGTCTGGGCAGCATCCAGCACCTGAAAAACAG GTTTGGGGACGGCTACATGATCACGGTGCGGACCAAGGTCAGCCAGAACGTGAAGGATGTGGTGCGGTTCTTCAACCATAACTTCCCGGAGGCGGTGCTCAAG GAGCGGCATCACACCAAGGTGCAGTACCAGCTGAAGTCCCAGCACATCTCCCTGGCTCAGGTGTTCAGCAggatggagcaggtggtgggcgTGCTGGGCATCGAGGACTATTCCGTCAGCCAGACCACCCTGGACAAT gtgtttgTGAACTTCGCCAAGAAGCAGAGTGACAACCTGGAGCAGCAGGAGACGGAGCTGCCCTCGGGCCTGCAGTCCCCACTCAGTCGCCTGATCAGCCTGTTCCGGGCCCGTCCAGCCCCCACAGAGCTCCGGGCGCTGGTGGCCGACGAGCCCGAGGACCTGGACACAGAGGATGAGGGCCTCATCAGCTTCGAGGAGGAACGG GCCCAGCTCTCCTTCAACACGGACACGCTTTGTTGA